In the Nicotiana tabacum cultivar K326 chromosome 16, ASM71507v2, whole genome shotgun sequence genome, one interval contains:
- the LOC107781176 gene encoding sugar transport protein 5-like isoform X1 has product MAIEGMSVEGQDSDNRFNGKITFAVVITSIVAASGGLIFGFDIGISGGVTTMKPFLEKFFPSILKKAALSGAETNVYCVYDSEVLTAFTSSLYIAGLVASLVAGRLTEAIGRRNIMVVGGCTFFAGAAMNGAAQNISMLILGRILLGFGVGFTNQATPVYLSEMAPSKWRGAFSTGFQFFIGLGVVTANCINYATSKLSWGWRLSLGLAVVPAATMTIGALLISDTPSSLVERGKLEQAKQSLAKVRGTNNNTEIEAELADLIKSCEIARASKEEPFVTIFKRQHRPHLVMSIAIPFFQQMTGINIIAFYAPVLFRSVGFGNNSALLGAVILGLVNLGSILVSTGIVDRFGRRFLFILGGVQMLFCQVAIASTLAASIGENGSKHITKQYAALVLALMCIYGAGFGWSWGPLSWLIPSEIFAINIRSTGQSISVAMNFATTFVLSQTFLAMLCHFKYGAFLFFAGWIAVMTIFIVMFMPETKGVALNSMHQVWERHWFWGRYVKDQS; this is encoded by the exons ATGGCAATTGAGGGCATGTCTGTTGAGGGACAAGATAGCGATAACCGCTTTAATGGGAAGATAACATTCGCTGTTGTCATCACTAGCATTGTTGCTGCATCAGGTGGCCTCATTTTTGGATTTGACATTGGAATTTCAG GAGGAGTGACAACAATGAAGCCATTCCTTGAAAAGTTCTTCCCATCAATTTTGAAGAAAGCAGCATTATCCGGTGCTGAAACAAACGTGTATTGTGTGTACGACAGCGAGGTTTTAACAGCGTTTACTTCATCACTCTACATTGCTGGCTTGGTGGCGTCTCTCGTAGCTGGTCGCCTCACGGAAGCCATAGGACGGAGAAACATAATGGTAGTAGGAGGCTGCACTTTCTTTGCTGGTGCTGCAATGAATGGTGCTGCTCAAAATATTTCTATGCTCATTTTGGGCCGCATTTTGCTAGGCTTTGGTGTTGGCTTTACTAACCAG GCTACTCCTGTATATCTCTCAGAAATGGCACCTTCAAAATGGCGTGGTGCATTCAGCACAGGCTTCCAATTCTTCATAGGCCTTGGTGTTGTTACTGCGAATTGCATAAACTATGCCACCTCTAAGCTCAGCTGGGGATGGCGCCTCTCCCTCGGCCTGGCCGTTGTTCCAGCCGCGACAATGACCATAG GTGCCCTTCTCATTTCAGACACACCTAGCAGCCTAGTTGAGCGTGGAAAATTGGAGCAGGCAAAACAATCTCTAGCAAAAGTTCGAGGAACCAATAACAACACTGAAATTGAAGCTGAGTTAGCTGATCTTATTAAATCATGTGAAATTGCAAGAGCTTCAAAGGAAGAGCCTTTTGTAACAATCTTTAAAAGACAACATCGGCCTCATTTGGTCATGTCCATTGCCATTCCATTTTTCCAGCAAATGACTGGGATTAATATCATTGCATTCTACGCCCCTGTTCTTTTTCGATCAGTCGGTTTTGGGAATAACTCGGCTCTACTCGGTGCTGTTATACTTGGATTAGTCAATCTTGGTTCAATCCTTGTCTCTACTGGTATTGTTGATCGCTTTGGTCGGAGATTTCTCTTCATACTGGGTGGAGTACAAATGCTCTTTTGCCAG GTAGCAATTGCTTCTACACTTGCAGCTTCAATTGGTGAAAATGGAAGCAAACACATAACCAAGCAATATGCTGCCTTAGTACTTGCCCTGATGTGCATCTATGGTGCTGGTTTTGGTTGGTCATGGGGTCCTCTAAGTTGGCTCATTCCAAGCGAAATATTTGCGATAAACATTCGATCAACGGGGCAGAGCATAAGTGTGGCTATGAACTTTGCAACCACATTCGTTCTGTCTCAAACATTTTTGGCAATGCTTTGTCACTTCAAGTATGGGGCTTTCTTATTCTTTGCTGGTTGGATTGCTGTTATGACCATTTTTATAGTGATGTTTATGCCAGAGACCAAAGGTGTTGCTTTGAATTCCATGCATCAAGTGTGGGAGCGGCACTGGTTTTGGGGTAGATATGTTAAAGATCAGAGCTAG
- the LOC107781176 gene encoding sugar transport protein 5-like isoform X2, translating into MAIEGMSVEGQDSDNRFNGKITFAVVITSIVAASGGLIFGFDIGISGGVTTMKPFLEKFFPSILKKAALSGAETNVYCVYDSEVLTAFTSSLYIAGLVASLVAGRLTEAIGRRNIMVVGGCTFFAGAAMNGAAQNISMLILGRILLGFGVGFTNQATPVYLSEMAPSKWRGAFSTGFQFFIGLGVVTANCINYATSKLSWGWRLSLGLAVVPAATMTIDTPSSLVERGKLEQAKQSLAKVRGTNNNTEIEAELADLIKSCEIARASKEEPFVTIFKRQHRPHLVMSIAIPFFQQMTGINIIAFYAPVLFRSVGFGNNSALLGAVILGLVNLGSILVSTGIVDRFGRRFLFILGGVQMLFCQVAIASTLAASIGENGSKHITKQYAALVLALMCIYGAGFGWSWGPLSWLIPSEIFAINIRSTGQSISVAMNFATTFVLSQTFLAMLCHFKYGAFLFFAGWIAVMTIFIVMFMPETKGVALNSMHQVWERHWFWGRYVKDQS; encoded by the exons ATGGCAATTGAGGGCATGTCTGTTGAGGGACAAGATAGCGATAACCGCTTTAATGGGAAGATAACATTCGCTGTTGTCATCACTAGCATTGTTGCTGCATCAGGTGGCCTCATTTTTGGATTTGACATTGGAATTTCAG GAGGAGTGACAACAATGAAGCCATTCCTTGAAAAGTTCTTCCCATCAATTTTGAAGAAAGCAGCATTATCCGGTGCTGAAACAAACGTGTATTGTGTGTACGACAGCGAGGTTTTAACAGCGTTTACTTCATCACTCTACATTGCTGGCTTGGTGGCGTCTCTCGTAGCTGGTCGCCTCACGGAAGCCATAGGACGGAGAAACATAATGGTAGTAGGAGGCTGCACTTTCTTTGCTGGTGCTGCAATGAATGGTGCTGCTCAAAATATTTCTATGCTCATTTTGGGCCGCATTTTGCTAGGCTTTGGTGTTGGCTTTACTAACCAG GCTACTCCTGTATATCTCTCAGAAATGGCACCTTCAAAATGGCGTGGTGCATTCAGCACAGGCTTCCAATTCTTCATAGGCCTTGGTGTTGTTACTGCGAATTGCATAAACTATGCCACCTCTAAGCTCAGCTGGGGATGGCGCCTCTCCCTCGGCCTGGCCGTTGTTCCAGCCGCGACAATGACCATAG ACACACCTAGCAGCCTAGTTGAGCGTGGAAAATTGGAGCAGGCAAAACAATCTCTAGCAAAAGTTCGAGGAACCAATAACAACACTGAAATTGAAGCTGAGTTAGCTGATCTTATTAAATCATGTGAAATTGCAAGAGCTTCAAAGGAAGAGCCTTTTGTAACAATCTTTAAAAGACAACATCGGCCTCATTTGGTCATGTCCATTGCCATTCCATTTTTCCAGCAAATGACTGGGATTAATATCATTGCATTCTACGCCCCTGTTCTTTTTCGATCAGTCGGTTTTGGGAATAACTCGGCTCTACTCGGTGCTGTTATACTTGGATTAGTCAATCTTGGTTCAATCCTTGTCTCTACTGGTATTGTTGATCGCTTTGGTCGGAGATTTCTCTTCATACTGGGTGGAGTACAAATGCTCTTTTGCCAG GTAGCAATTGCTTCTACACTTGCAGCTTCAATTGGTGAAAATGGAAGCAAACACATAACCAAGCAATATGCTGCCTTAGTACTTGCCCTGATGTGCATCTATGGTGCTGGTTTTGGTTGGTCATGGGGTCCTCTAAGTTGGCTCATTCCAAGCGAAATATTTGCGATAAACATTCGATCAACGGGGCAGAGCATAAGTGTGGCTATGAACTTTGCAACCACATTCGTTCTGTCTCAAACATTTTTGGCAATGCTTTGTCACTTCAAGTATGGGGCTTTCTTATTCTTTGCTGGTTGGATTGCTGTTATGACCATTTTTATAGTGATGTTTATGCCAGAGACCAAAGGTGTTGCTTTGAATTCCATGCATCAAGTGTGGGAGCGGCACTGGTTTTGGGGTAGATATGTTAAAGATCAGAGCTAG